From a single Nicotiana tabacum cultivar K326 chromosome 8, ASM71507v2, whole genome shotgun sequence genomic region:
- the LOC107832438 gene encoding NAD kinase 2, chloroplastic isoform X1, producing the protein MELSIGLETGVDTPICSSGMAICFRYFPCHLEMGLTVAATGTHLHYCQLNYAKAISGPGFGLRLSYGYRRVKFVVSAELSNAFSVNIDLDSQAGDTSQLPRMGPLPGDIAEIEAYCRIFRAAEQLHNSLMDTLCNPLTGECNVSYDVPSDDKQILEDKLVSVLGCMVCLLNKGREEVLSGRSSITDSFRDVDVHVTDDELPPLAIFRGEMKRYCESLHVALENYLTPDDPRSIIVWQKLQRLKNVCYDAGFPRGEKKPSHTLFANFSPVYLSTSNEETQSTTSEVAFWRGGQVTDEGLRWLLERGFKTIVDLRAETVKDIFYEKVLDEAISSGEIELIELPVEVGISPSVEQVEKFAALVSDLNKRPLYLHSREGIKRTSAMVSRWRQYITRYTPQVVASTYKTADSTGNSSRDARGTEETFMLPRSEEGTSFNDEVSSASDNQDGSLPKRSDDINSDVKDIKHISETTGLGKTEGDEVVSSNRKSTVLESDSEVAPYINVNPLKSQLPPSNVFSRKEMSAYFRSRMVSPATYFTHERKRLEVLSASRYSYKGVPKGNETTSIYSENGVMESQNLNGSSLNKHLTTNPSTSSSNTEMYAGHSDSATPVLNGISNGEVQTSIKKVGIVDARDEIERTAESRVTTGERRNIEVSTPLLEDNLEQIEGNMCASATGVVRVQSRRKAEMFLVRTDGYSCTREKVTESSLAFTHPSTQQQMLLWKSTPKTVLLLKKLGYELMEEAKEVASFLYSQEKMTVLVEPEVHDIFARIPGFGFVQTFYSQDTSDLHERVDFVACLGGDGVILHASNIFRGAVPPVISFNLGSLGFLTSHPFEDYKKDLRQVIHGNNTLDGVYITLRMRLQCEIFRSGKAMPGKVFDVLNEIVVDRGSNPYLSKIECYEHDRLITKVQGDGVIVATPTGSTAYSTAAGGSMVHPNVPCMLFTPICPHSLSFRPVILPDSARLELKIPEDARSNAWVSFDGKRRQQLSRGDSVRIYMSQHPLPTVNKSDQTGDWFRSLIRCLNWNERLDQKAL; encoded by the exons atggagttaag TATAGGACTGGAAACTGGAGTAGATACACCAATTTGTTCAAGTGGTATGGCAATATGTTTTCGTTATTTTCCATGCCATTTGGAAATGGGTCTTACAGTTGCAGCCACTGGAACCCATCTTCACTATTGCCAGCTCAATTATGCAAAGGCGATTTCTGGGCCTGGGTTTGGACTTAGATTATCGTATGGATATCGTCGTGTCAAGTTTGTTGTCAGTGCTGAACTATCCAATGCTTTCTCCGTCAACATTGACTTGGATTCtcag GCTGGTGATACTTCACAGTTGCCCCGAATGGGTCCACTACCTGGGGACATTGCAGAGATAGAGGCTTACTGTAGAATCTTTCGGGCTGCTGAACAACTTCATAATTCATTAATGGACACCCTATGCAATCCACTGACCGGAGAATGTAATGTCTCGTATGATGTACCCTCAGACGATAAACAAATACTTGAAGATAAACTAGTTTCTGTTCTAGGATGCATGGTATGTCTTCTAAATAAAGGAAGGGAGGAAGTCCTTTCTGGGAGATCCTCGATTACAGACTCTTTCCGTGATGTTGATGTGCATGTGACGGATGATGAGCTTCCTCCACTTGCAATTTTCAGAGGTGAAATGAAGAGATACTGTGAGAGCTTACATGTTGCTCTTGAAAACTATTTGACACCTGATGATCCTCGCAGCATTATTGTGTGGCAAAAACTGCAAAGACTGAAGAATGTATGTTATGATGCCGGATTTCCTCGTGGTGAAAAGAAACCCAGCCATACACTGTTTGCTAACTTTAGTCCTGTTTATTTGTCAACATCAAATGAAGAGACGCAGTCTACGACTTCTGAGGTTGCTTTCTGGAGAGGTGGTCAGGTAACTGACGAAGGTCTTAGATGGCTGTTGGAGAGAGGGTTCAAAACCATTGTAGATCTCAGAGCCGAGACTGTAAAAGACATCTTCTATGAGAAAGTGCTAGATGAAGCCATTTCGTCAGGGGAAATTGAATTAATTGAACTACCTGTTGAAGTTGGTATATCGCCTTCAGTGGAGCAGGTCGAAAAGTTTGCAGCATTGGTCTCTGATTTAAACAAAAGGCCCTTATATCTCCACAGTAGAGAAGGAATTAAGAGGACATCAGCTATGGTCTCTAGATGGCGGCAATACATTACTCGCTATACACCACAAGTTGTAGCCAGTACATATAAGACAGCAGACTCAACTGGGAACTCATCACGTGATGCTAGAGGAACTGAAGAAACATTTATGTTGCCAAGGTCAGAAGAAGGTACAAGCTTTAATGATGAAGTCAGCTCTGCATCTGATAATCAAGACGGATCACTGCCTAAAAGATCAGACGACATAAATTCTGATGTGAAAGATATCAAGCACATTTCTGAAACTACGGGCCTAGGCAAGACTGAAGGCGACGAAGTTGTTTCATCCAATAGGAAAAGCACAGTGCTAGAATCTGACAGTGAAGTAGCACCCTACATTAATGTGAACCCACTCAAGTCTCAGCTGCCTCCCTCTAATGTCTTCTCCAGAAAAGAGATGTCCGCATATTTCAGAAGTAGGATGGTTTCACCTGCAACATATTTTACTCATGAAAGGAAAAGATTGGAGGTGCTTTCTGCTTCAAGATATAGCTACAAGGGAGTGCCTAAGGGAAATGAAACTACAAGCATATACAGTGAGAATGGAGTGATGGAATCACAAAATTTAAATGGTTCGTCTCTCAATAAGCACTTAACTACTAACCCTTCAACTTCCTCGTCAAATACAGAGATGTATGCTGGTCATAGTGACTCCGCAACTCCAGTCTTGAATGGAATCAGCAACGGCGAAGTACAAACCTCAATAAAAAAAGTTGGAATTGTTGACGCAAGAGATGAGATAGAACGTACTGCTGAGTCTAGAGTCACTACAGGGGAAAGGAGGAATATTGAGGTCTCCACACCTTTGCTGGAAGATAACTTGGAGCAGATTGAAGGAAATATGTGTGCTTCAGCCACTGGTGTTGTAAGAGTGCAGTCAAGAAGGAAGGCAGAGATGTTCTTGGTTCGCACAGATGGGTATTCGTGCACCAGAGAAAAAGTAACAGAATCTTCCTTGGCCTTCACTCATCCTAGCACCCAGCAGCAGATGCTTTTGTGGAAATCCACACCAAAGACTGTACTGCTATTAAAGAAGCTGGGATACGAACTCATGGAAGAAGCTAAAGAG GTTGCTTCTTTCTTGTATTCCCAAGAGAAGATGACTGTTCTTGTTGAACCTGAGGTGCATGATATTTTTGCACGAATCCCAGGCTTTGGGTTTGTTCAGACCTTCTATAGTCAAGATACCAG TGATCTTCACgagagggttgactttgttgcctGTTTGGGAGGAGATGGTGTGATACTCCATGCGTCAAATATATTTCGAGGTGCTGTCCCACCCGTCATCTCATTTAACCTAGGATCCCTTGGATTTCTCACTTCCCATCCA TTTGAAGATTATAAGAAGGATCTTAGACAAGTCATCCATGGAAACAACACTCTAGATGGTGTGTATATAACTCTAAGAATGCGTCTCCAATGCGAGATATTCCGAAGCGGGAAAGCAATGCCTGGAAAGGTGTTTGATGTCCTAAATGAAATTGTAGTTGATCGTGGTTCTAATCCATACCTGTCCAAAATAGAGTGTTATGAACATGACCGCCTCATTACCAAG GTGCAAGGTGATGGCGTCATTGTGGCCACTCCAACTGGAAGTACAGCTTACTCGACAGCTGCTGGGGGTTCCATG GTGCATCCCAATGTTCCATGCATGCTCTTTACACCAATCTGTCCACATTCTCTCTCGTTTAGGCCTGTCATACTTCCAGATTCTGCAAGACTAGAACTAAAG ATTCCAGAGGATGCACGTAGCAATGCTTGGGTCTCCTTTGATGGGAAGAGAAGGCAGCAACTCTCTAGAGGAGATTCCGTTCGCATATATATGAGTCAGCATCCACTACCTACAGTTAACAAGTCTGATCAGACAGGTGATTGGTTCCGTAGCTTGATTCGTTGTCTAAATTGGAACGAAAGACTAGACCAGAAAGCACTCTGA
- the LOC107832438 gene encoding NAD kinase 2, chloroplastic isoform X3, whose translation MGPLPGDIAEIEAYCRIFRAAEQLHNSLMDTLCNPLTGECNVSYDVPSDDKQILEDKLVSVLGCMVCLLNKGREEVLSGRSSITDSFRDVDVHVTDDELPPLAIFRGEMKRYCESLHVALENYLTPDDPRSIIVWQKLQRLKNVCYDAGFPRGEKKPSHTLFANFSPVYLSTSNEETQSTTSEVAFWRGGQVTDEGLRWLLERGFKTIVDLRAETVKDIFYEKVLDEAISSGEIELIELPVEVGISPSVEQVEKFAALVSDLNKRPLYLHSREGIKRTSAMVSRWRQYITRYTPQVVASTYKTADSTGNSSRDARGTEETFMLPRSEEGTSFNDEVSSASDNQDGSLPKRSDDINSDVKDIKHISETTGLGKTEGDEVVSSNRKSTVLESDSEVAPYINVNPLKSQLPPSNVFSRKEMSAYFRSRMVSPATYFTHERKRLEVLSASRYSYKGVPKGNETTSIYSENGVMESQNLNGSSLNKHLTTNPSTSSSNTEMYAGHSDSATPVLNGISNGEVQTSIKKVGIVDARDEIERTAESRVTTGERRNIEVSTPLLEDNLEQIEGNMCASATGVVRVQSRRKAEMFLVRTDGYSCTREKVTESSLAFTHPSTQQQMLLWKSTPKTVLLLKKLGYELMEEAKEVASFLYSQEKMTVLVEPEVHDIFARIPGFGFVQTFYSQDTSDLHERVDFVACLGGDGVILHASNIFRGAVPPVISFNLGSLGFLTSHPFEDYKKDLRQVIHGNNTLDGVYITLRMRLQCEIFRSGKAMPGKVFDVLNEIVVDRGSNPYLSKIECYEHDRLITKVQGDGVIVATPTGSTAYSTAAGGSMVHPNVPCMLFTPICPHSLSFRPVILPDSARLELKIPEDARSNAWVSFDGKRRQQLSRGDSVRIYMSQHPLPTVNKSDQTGDWFRSLIRCLNWNERLDQKAL comes from the exons ATGGGTCCACTACCTGGGGACATTGCAGAGATAGAGGCTTACTGTAGAATCTTTCGGGCTGCTGAACAACTTCATAATTCATTAATGGACACCCTATGCAATCCACTGACCGGAGAATGTAATGTCTCGTATGATGTACCCTCAGACGATAAACAAATACTTGAAGATAAACTAGTTTCTGTTCTAGGATGCATGGTATGTCTTCTAAATAAAGGAAGGGAGGAAGTCCTTTCTGGGAGATCCTCGATTACAGACTCTTTCCGTGATGTTGATGTGCATGTGACGGATGATGAGCTTCCTCCACTTGCAATTTTCAGAGGTGAAATGAAGAGATACTGTGAGAGCTTACATGTTGCTCTTGAAAACTATTTGACACCTGATGATCCTCGCAGCATTATTGTGTGGCAAAAACTGCAAAGACTGAAGAATGTATGTTATGATGCCGGATTTCCTCGTGGTGAAAAGAAACCCAGCCATACACTGTTTGCTAACTTTAGTCCTGTTTATTTGTCAACATCAAATGAAGAGACGCAGTCTACGACTTCTGAGGTTGCTTTCTGGAGAGGTGGTCAGGTAACTGACGAAGGTCTTAGATGGCTGTTGGAGAGAGGGTTCAAAACCATTGTAGATCTCAGAGCCGAGACTGTAAAAGACATCTTCTATGAGAAAGTGCTAGATGAAGCCATTTCGTCAGGGGAAATTGAATTAATTGAACTACCTGTTGAAGTTGGTATATCGCCTTCAGTGGAGCAGGTCGAAAAGTTTGCAGCATTGGTCTCTGATTTAAACAAAAGGCCCTTATATCTCCACAGTAGAGAAGGAATTAAGAGGACATCAGCTATGGTCTCTAGATGGCGGCAATACATTACTCGCTATACACCACAAGTTGTAGCCAGTACATATAAGACAGCAGACTCAACTGGGAACTCATCACGTGATGCTAGAGGAACTGAAGAAACATTTATGTTGCCAAGGTCAGAAGAAGGTACAAGCTTTAATGATGAAGTCAGCTCTGCATCTGATAATCAAGACGGATCACTGCCTAAAAGATCAGACGACATAAATTCTGATGTGAAAGATATCAAGCACATTTCTGAAACTACGGGCCTAGGCAAGACTGAAGGCGACGAAGTTGTTTCATCCAATAGGAAAAGCACAGTGCTAGAATCTGACAGTGAAGTAGCACCCTACATTAATGTGAACCCACTCAAGTCTCAGCTGCCTCCCTCTAATGTCTTCTCCAGAAAAGAGATGTCCGCATATTTCAGAAGTAGGATGGTTTCACCTGCAACATATTTTACTCATGAAAGGAAAAGATTGGAGGTGCTTTCTGCTTCAAGATATAGCTACAAGGGAGTGCCTAAGGGAAATGAAACTACAAGCATATACAGTGAGAATGGAGTGATGGAATCACAAAATTTAAATGGTTCGTCTCTCAATAAGCACTTAACTACTAACCCTTCAACTTCCTCGTCAAATACAGAGATGTATGCTGGTCATAGTGACTCCGCAACTCCAGTCTTGAATGGAATCAGCAACGGCGAAGTACAAACCTCAATAAAAAAAGTTGGAATTGTTGACGCAAGAGATGAGATAGAACGTACTGCTGAGTCTAGAGTCACTACAGGGGAAAGGAGGAATATTGAGGTCTCCACACCTTTGCTGGAAGATAACTTGGAGCAGATTGAAGGAAATATGTGTGCTTCAGCCACTGGTGTTGTAAGAGTGCAGTCAAGAAGGAAGGCAGAGATGTTCTTGGTTCGCACAGATGGGTATTCGTGCACCAGAGAAAAAGTAACAGAATCTTCCTTGGCCTTCACTCATCCTAGCACCCAGCAGCAGATGCTTTTGTGGAAATCCACACCAAAGACTGTACTGCTATTAAAGAAGCTGGGATACGAACTCATGGAAGAAGCTAAAGAG GTTGCTTCTTTCTTGTATTCCCAAGAGAAGATGACTGTTCTTGTTGAACCTGAGGTGCATGATATTTTTGCACGAATCCCAGGCTTTGGGTTTGTTCAGACCTTCTATAGTCAAGATACCAG TGATCTTCACgagagggttgactttgttgcctGTTTGGGAGGAGATGGTGTGATACTCCATGCGTCAAATATATTTCGAGGTGCTGTCCCACCCGTCATCTCATTTAACCTAGGATCCCTTGGATTTCTCACTTCCCATCCA TTTGAAGATTATAAGAAGGATCTTAGACAAGTCATCCATGGAAACAACACTCTAGATGGTGTGTATATAACTCTAAGAATGCGTCTCCAATGCGAGATATTCCGAAGCGGGAAAGCAATGCCTGGAAAGGTGTTTGATGTCCTAAATGAAATTGTAGTTGATCGTGGTTCTAATCCATACCTGTCCAAAATAGAGTGTTATGAACATGACCGCCTCATTACCAAG GTGCAAGGTGATGGCGTCATTGTGGCCACTCCAACTGGAAGTACAGCTTACTCGACAGCTGCTGGGGGTTCCATG GTGCATCCCAATGTTCCATGCATGCTCTTTACACCAATCTGTCCACATTCTCTCTCGTTTAGGCCTGTCATACTTCCAGATTCTGCAAGACTAGAACTAAAG ATTCCAGAGGATGCACGTAGCAATGCTTGGGTCTCCTTTGATGGGAAGAGAAGGCAGCAACTCTCTAGAGGAGATTCCGTTCGCATATATATGAGTCAGCATCCACTACCTACAGTTAACAAGTCTGATCAGACAGGTGATTGGTTCCGTAGCTTGATTCGTTGTCTAAATTGGAACGAAAGACTAGACCAGAAAGCACTCTGA
- the LOC107832438 gene encoding NAD kinase 2, chloroplastic isoform X2: MAICFRYFPCHLEMGLTVAATGTHLHYCQLNYAKAISGPGFGLRLSYGYRRVKFVVSAELSNAFSVNIDLDSQAGDTSQLPRMGPLPGDIAEIEAYCRIFRAAEQLHNSLMDTLCNPLTGECNVSYDVPSDDKQILEDKLVSVLGCMVCLLNKGREEVLSGRSSITDSFRDVDVHVTDDELPPLAIFRGEMKRYCESLHVALENYLTPDDPRSIIVWQKLQRLKNVCYDAGFPRGEKKPSHTLFANFSPVYLSTSNEETQSTTSEVAFWRGGQVTDEGLRWLLERGFKTIVDLRAETVKDIFYEKVLDEAISSGEIELIELPVEVGISPSVEQVEKFAALVSDLNKRPLYLHSREGIKRTSAMVSRWRQYITRYTPQVVASTYKTADSTGNSSRDARGTEETFMLPRSEEGTSFNDEVSSASDNQDGSLPKRSDDINSDVKDIKHISETTGLGKTEGDEVVSSNRKSTVLESDSEVAPYINVNPLKSQLPPSNVFSRKEMSAYFRSRMVSPATYFTHERKRLEVLSASRYSYKGVPKGNETTSIYSENGVMESQNLNGSSLNKHLTTNPSTSSSNTEMYAGHSDSATPVLNGISNGEVQTSIKKVGIVDARDEIERTAESRVTTGERRNIEVSTPLLEDNLEQIEGNMCASATGVVRVQSRRKAEMFLVRTDGYSCTREKVTESSLAFTHPSTQQQMLLWKSTPKTVLLLKKLGYELMEEAKEVASFLYSQEKMTVLVEPEVHDIFARIPGFGFVQTFYSQDTSDLHERVDFVACLGGDGVILHASNIFRGAVPPVISFNLGSLGFLTSHPFEDYKKDLRQVIHGNNTLDGVYITLRMRLQCEIFRSGKAMPGKVFDVLNEIVVDRGSNPYLSKIECYEHDRLITKVQGDGVIVATPTGSTAYSTAAGGSMVHPNVPCMLFTPICPHSLSFRPVILPDSARLELKIPEDARSNAWVSFDGKRRQQLSRGDSVRIYMSQHPLPTVNKSDQTGDWFRSLIRCLNWNERLDQKAL; the protein is encoded by the exons ATGGCAATATGTTTTCGTTATTTTCCATGCCATTTGGAAATGGGTCTTACAGTTGCAGCCACTGGAACCCATCTTCACTATTGCCAGCTCAATTATGCAAAGGCGATTTCTGGGCCTGGGTTTGGACTTAGATTATCGTATGGATATCGTCGTGTCAAGTTTGTTGTCAGTGCTGAACTATCCAATGCTTTCTCCGTCAACATTGACTTGGATTCtcag GCTGGTGATACTTCACAGTTGCCCCGAATGGGTCCACTACCTGGGGACATTGCAGAGATAGAGGCTTACTGTAGAATCTTTCGGGCTGCTGAACAACTTCATAATTCATTAATGGACACCCTATGCAATCCACTGACCGGAGAATGTAATGTCTCGTATGATGTACCCTCAGACGATAAACAAATACTTGAAGATAAACTAGTTTCTGTTCTAGGATGCATGGTATGTCTTCTAAATAAAGGAAGGGAGGAAGTCCTTTCTGGGAGATCCTCGATTACAGACTCTTTCCGTGATGTTGATGTGCATGTGACGGATGATGAGCTTCCTCCACTTGCAATTTTCAGAGGTGAAATGAAGAGATACTGTGAGAGCTTACATGTTGCTCTTGAAAACTATTTGACACCTGATGATCCTCGCAGCATTATTGTGTGGCAAAAACTGCAAAGACTGAAGAATGTATGTTATGATGCCGGATTTCCTCGTGGTGAAAAGAAACCCAGCCATACACTGTTTGCTAACTTTAGTCCTGTTTATTTGTCAACATCAAATGAAGAGACGCAGTCTACGACTTCTGAGGTTGCTTTCTGGAGAGGTGGTCAGGTAACTGACGAAGGTCTTAGATGGCTGTTGGAGAGAGGGTTCAAAACCATTGTAGATCTCAGAGCCGAGACTGTAAAAGACATCTTCTATGAGAAAGTGCTAGATGAAGCCATTTCGTCAGGGGAAATTGAATTAATTGAACTACCTGTTGAAGTTGGTATATCGCCTTCAGTGGAGCAGGTCGAAAAGTTTGCAGCATTGGTCTCTGATTTAAACAAAAGGCCCTTATATCTCCACAGTAGAGAAGGAATTAAGAGGACATCAGCTATGGTCTCTAGATGGCGGCAATACATTACTCGCTATACACCACAAGTTGTAGCCAGTACATATAAGACAGCAGACTCAACTGGGAACTCATCACGTGATGCTAGAGGAACTGAAGAAACATTTATGTTGCCAAGGTCAGAAGAAGGTACAAGCTTTAATGATGAAGTCAGCTCTGCATCTGATAATCAAGACGGATCACTGCCTAAAAGATCAGACGACATAAATTCTGATGTGAAAGATATCAAGCACATTTCTGAAACTACGGGCCTAGGCAAGACTGAAGGCGACGAAGTTGTTTCATCCAATAGGAAAAGCACAGTGCTAGAATCTGACAGTGAAGTAGCACCCTACATTAATGTGAACCCACTCAAGTCTCAGCTGCCTCCCTCTAATGTCTTCTCCAGAAAAGAGATGTCCGCATATTTCAGAAGTAGGATGGTTTCACCTGCAACATATTTTACTCATGAAAGGAAAAGATTGGAGGTGCTTTCTGCTTCAAGATATAGCTACAAGGGAGTGCCTAAGGGAAATGAAACTACAAGCATATACAGTGAGAATGGAGTGATGGAATCACAAAATTTAAATGGTTCGTCTCTCAATAAGCACTTAACTACTAACCCTTCAACTTCCTCGTCAAATACAGAGATGTATGCTGGTCATAGTGACTCCGCAACTCCAGTCTTGAATGGAATCAGCAACGGCGAAGTACAAACCTCAATAAAAAAAGTTGGAATTGTTGACGCAAGAGATGAGATAGAACGTACTGCTGAGTCTAGAGTCACTACAGGGGAAAGGAGGAATATTGAGGTCTCCACACCTTTGCTGGAAGATAACTTGGAGCAGATTGAAGGAAATATGTGTGCTTCAGCCACTGGTGTTGTAAGAGTGCAGTCAAGAAGGAAGGCAGAGATGTTCTTGGTTCGCACAGATGGGTATTCGTGCACCAGAGAAAAAGTAACAGAATCTTCCTTGGCCTTCACTCATCCTAGCACCCAGCAGCAGATGCTTTTGTGGAAATCCACACCAAAGACTGTACTGCTATTAAAGAAGCTGGGATACGAACTCATGGAAGAAGCTAAAGAG GTTGCTTCTTTCTTGTATTCCCAAGAGAAGATGACTGTTCTTGTTGAACCTGAGGTGCATGATATTTTTGCACGAATCCCAGGCTTTGGGTTTGTTCAGACCTTCTATAGTCAAGATACCAG TGATCTTCACgagagggttgactttgttgcctGTTTGGGAGGAGATGGTGTGATACTCCATGCGTCAAATATATTTCGAGGTGCTGTCCCACCCGTCATCTCATTTAACCTAGGATCCCTTGGATTTCTCACTTCCCATCCA TTTGAAGATTATAAGAAGGATCTTAGACAAGTCATCCATGGAAACAACACTCTAGATGGTGTGTATATAACTCTAAGAATGCGTCTCCAATGCGAGATATTCCGAAGCGGGAAAGCAATGCCTGGAAAGGTGTTTGATGTCCTAAATGAAATTGTAGTTGATCGTGGTTCTAATCCATACCTGTCCAAAATAGAGTGTTATGAACATGACCGCCTCATTACCAAG GTGCAAGGTGATGGCGTCATTGTGGCCACTCCAACTGGAAGTACAGCTTACTCGACAGCTGCTGGGGGTTCCATG GTGCATCCCAATGTTCCATGCATGCTCTTTACACCAATCTGTCCACATTCTCTCTCGTTTAGGCCTGTCATACTTCCAGATTCTGCAAGACTAGAACTAAAG ATTCCAGAGGATGCACGTAGCAATGCTTGGGTCTCCTTTGATGGGAAGAGAAGGCAGCAACTCTCTAGAGGAGATTCCGTTCGCATATATATGAGTCAGCATCCACTACCTACAGTTAACAAGTCTGATCAGACAGGTGATTGGTTCCGTAGCTTGATTCGTTGTCTAAATTGGAACGAAAGACTAGACCAGAAAGCACTCTGA